In Motacilla alba alba isolate MOTALB_02 chromosome 2, Motacilla_alba_V1.0_pri, whole genome shotgun sequence, the DNA window TCTAACTGCTGTGTCCTAGAAATATGTAGAAATCTTagggaaaacaagaaatcaTCCTATTCAAGCAGAAGCCAAGTGACTGGAAGATACTCCATGACTCACTTAAAGgaaatctattttatttattgccaGTGCTCAAATTTTGTTACAGTTGTTGGCCTGCATGACAAGATGATAACTGAGAGACAAAACTAAATGCTGGTCCACACAGAGCactctggagcacagcaggactTGCGTATGGCTTTATATCCTGCTTCCACGTAAGGATTCAGACTGTGCAAAGGGTCTGGCACAATTTGTCGTAAGCACACACGGGGAGCAGCTTGATGAAATTCTGAGGCAAGGTTGCTATGCAGTCCTACAATGCATTTTGAGTGTAAACAAAGGCTTCTTTTTCTGGAGTCTCTGAACTGCTGCATGGAGTAGAGGACTTCAGGTGAAGGATTTGTAAATAAGATGCTAGAATCATGTCTggatatatgtgtgtgtgtatatatataaatatatacatgcGTGGAAGAATATTGTGTATTGGAATGTAAGTTCTGATGAGATTTCCTGACCAAAACCCCATAAATGCATTCTTGATGTCAAAGAGTGGGTTTCAGAagccctgctgccttctgttttattttgagtATGACATGGGCCACCATAATGTGTCTGCATAATGTTCTACTGGGTGTgtgtatctttttttctttcactctttttCATGTGTCTTAAATGCACAGTAACTCTCACTGCATTTTTGATAGTTTGTACTTATTTCACAAAGCTCAGGTATTATTTAATATTGCGTATAAATGACGGCAAGATAAAGTGTTGAGATACTTTGACTTGTATGGAACAGGTGGTCTTTGGCTTCAGGCCTTGAGTTTCACAGGAATGccttgcatttcattttctataCTATGGAAATATACAATATTAAACTAAATATAGATTAATGTAGGTGTATAAATATAGGTTAAATACATAATATTCAACATAGAAATATATAACATTTATAATATAGAAAACTTTCTGTAGTTAACTCAAAACCTGTAGTCAGCTTTTTAATTAGCTTCTAAAAGTAATCTAGgcaaataaaataagcaaatggtctacagaaagaaaatgtttcctgtcTGCTGTTACATGAAACTTTGATTGTTTTATCCAAGTGAAAAGTATTGCATGGGAAATGAGGTTTGCATAAAGGTACTTCTATCTGCTTCTGCTCCTTGAAATCATATGTTTCTAGGGGTGAaagttattttgtattttacttgcaattttgaaatgtgttttaaatttgaaatgctTGAATGACAGGTGATGGAGTACCTTATTGGTGGAGATGTCAAATCTCTTCTCCATATTTATGGATATTTTGATGAAGAAATGGCTGTTAAGTATATTTCTGAAGCAGCATTGGCTCTTGACTATCTTCATAGGCATGGAATAATccacaggtgattttttttttcttacaaataagTATTTGGTAGtttgggctttttattttttcactctaACACACAACCATCACAGTTTCATTGTGGCAGCTTCCACAGGCACCTCATttgccagagctcctggaagCTCTTTTTGCACGTGTGCACTGCTGTGAAACAATAGCTAAGATCAAATCTGTGCGTGTGTGCTGAGCACACAAACCCACACTGCTTCCCCTGCCAGCTCTttcccagcccagtgctgtgtCAGCAGCTGTGATGGCTCAGGAACCCTCTGGGTGCTGTGCACAGGGGCCTGCCTGTAGGACAAAGGGACACTGGCTTCCCTGATGCTCCCCCCGAGTGAGAGTTCTTTTTGCATTCAGCAGCGCTACAGAGAGCACACATGGAAACTCCTGCTGGAGGTTTGCTTGTCACCTGTAGGAGATGCACATTAGGGAATGTTATGATGGTGCTACTTGTGAAGGACGCTTGTCGAGCCTGCTGAAGCACAAAATATGCAACTCTTGACGTGTATGCTGATTTTTACAAAGCCTGAGATGTTTTTGCCATATTTAATGCTAAATATATTTGATTCATTTGACGTGTTCCTCAAACTGGAATCTTCTGCTGGGTAGGAGATGTTACTATTAAAGAGCTCTAACCAATGTTTTGTATTGGGTGTTTCTGGCCAGTGAACTTCCTTCATCTTGCTCAGTGCTCTTTTTGCTGACTCCAGCTGTATTCATATTTTCAGGGATTTGAAGCCAGACAATATGCTCATTTCTAATCAAGGACATATAAAGTTGACAGACTTTGGGCTTTCCAGAGTTACTCTGAACAGAGGTAAGAGTTGTTTCTATCCTTTTGGTtgcattaaaatgtatttctgcatCACATTTCTGTATTCTTGAATACTTCACATCCCTGTCAAGGGCACCTTTCAATTAAAGAAGTGCAAATGTTGCAGTGATACCTGATTTCTAATAGGTAAGTACTGATTAGCTACATGCTAGTAGGGGGTCTGCTCTCAGCATTGCACTTCAgaaggtaaaatatttattctttggGACAAGAGTGTATGAAATATGATCTAGAGCCCTTTGGAGGGATATGGATTTCAAAGTTTTCTGAAGTCCACTAGGAGATTTCAATGGTGAATGAATAATTCTGGCTTGTTCCTGTTTCTTTGACTACTTCTGGCCTTCAATTCATGTCTCTCAGTCCtgtataaattaatttccaataAATTAACTGGGACATTCCAGACATTATTTTGAGGGATAAGGGGAAGATCAGCTCAGTGCTTTGGCATGTGAATGTTCTCTTTTCAATCAGAAAATATAGCTGAATAGTCATGACTgtctggcacaggctgcagatCTTAAGGTGAATAGCCAATTTCTGAGCTGGTTTGTACCTTCTTAGCCAGATCATCCAAACTTATGCTGCACAGCACCAGGTCAGGTTTTTTGAGACAGCTGCTGGAGGGTACATACTTTTTATATAGTTAAAGGAATGTTGAAATTCAGAGAATTCAGAGTTGTCTATGGAGTTTGATTCATGGTTTTAAGAATATAAAGGAAAATCCTAGGTATTCTATATTTTTTATGATATACTGCTTCAACTGATGTTCTAATGGGACAGGTTATTGTGTCTAGTTGAACATTATATGAAAGCTTTAAAGCTACTTACTGCtagtaagcaaaaaaaaaaaaaaggtatctaCAGTTGAATTTTCACCTAGGAAAAATTCTTATGTAGCTTTTTGAGATGTCTTTTGGCAGGTTTGGAATCAAATTTAGTATCCTATTCCACAAGCCATAAGCTGTAACTGCTGCCTAAAAACCAAAGCTGATATCAAATTAGAAAATGTAGTGCTTTTTACATATTGTGTTGGAAAAGAAATTTGGCTTCTACAACTTCTGTATGTATAAATGTATGGATGTGTAAGAAAAACACCTTGTGTTAAGTAAGAATGTACAGGTAAGTCTTCAATTGGTCTTGGTGGCTTCATTTGTATATTTGTTAACTTAtgtgactaatttttttttttcggcTTCATGAAACTTAAGTAAATGTCTGCAACTTTGCCTTTGTTTAATATCAAAATGAAAACCTGATCTATTtgactttgggttttttttcttctgtagagaTAAATATGATAGATATCCTTACTACCCCATCAatggcaaaaccaaaacaggacTACTCACGTACTCCAGGACAATTGCTGTCTCTTATCAGTTCTCTGGGCTTTGTAAGTAAATTTTCATTGTCTTTGAACTatttaattttagtttatttaCTATCCTAAATTCAATAGTTGGCGTGATAAGACTATTCTTGCATCTCTTCTGCCAGCTGGTAGAATGACTTGTGATATGTTTAGAGTACTTTGAAATTCTGATGTGATTATTTTAGACTTTTGAATTGCTGACTTTTTAATGAGCATGGCCAAGCTCCAATGCAAACATAAAGAGTGGGTGAAGTTACACTCTCAATCCTGGATTGAGAATTTGTTCAGACTCTATTAACTTTTAACTGTGCTTCTTTCTGCTTGTTAGTATACTCCTCCTGTAGGAATGAAAGTGCCAGGGCACAAATCGAGTCCAACGTCTGACAGCCCGCATGGAGCAGTTTCTCCTGCACATATGGCCCAAAAGGAAAATACCCCTCTTTCAACGAAATTATTCAAAACACGTGAGTAAGGCCTTGTGCTGAGGAATACTCTGGCTGTAAGGTTGTGGTCTTTTAATTTTATGTGAGTAGTTTGGACCCACCATAAAGGGTGTGATTCTGTTGGTGTCTTGCTCTCCACCATTTCTCCAGTGCTTTacatatttcatgtttttaccTACACTACTTATGTCACCTTCtaaagtggttttgtttgattgggttttttcaaAACATGACCCCTGAATTCAAAATCACCCTTTAACATTTTATGGAAATATTGTCAGTTCTTGACATACTTCCAGTGGAAATTGTTAAATATAGCCATgtatgttttttatttaaattgtctTATCTTGCTGCTTTCTCATTTCTAACCCAAAATGAGAAAGAAGGCAACTATGCTGCTAATGTTTGTACTGCTTTTATGTTCTTGGCAAgttcctaattaaaaaaatgtgtaaattgACTATGCAGGAAAGATGACAAGAGAAATTGTTGTCAACATAGCTTTCCTTAGATTCCTTTGATGTGAAAGCTTAACATGTGTGCAGTCATTCAGTATATGTTGCCTGTTTGTATCaacatttgaatttctttttctcttaagaTCTGGATAATTCTCAATTAACACCCGTGATGCCAGCGAGGAGTTTAACTCCTACTCTGCTTCAGTCAAGAAACAGGTTTGGTACCTCCAGTGTCAGTAGTCAGTCTCACACACAGCTGTCCAGTGTGGAATCAGAAaactggagcagccccaggtgtggGAAAGGTGTAGAGGTCAGAACTGTTCCATCTTCCCActctaaattaaaattagtttgTACTTGTCTATGCAAATGTCTTCTATTTACTCTACTTGCCTCAGTTATTTCAAGTGCTGAGAAACTTTACTACAGTAGAAGGAGCAGGGGTTGTAATTTGTGTTGAGTAGGATTTTGGATCAAACCAATATAAccttttccttcaaataaaTATTAGTCCTTTGCAATATAACAGGAGAAGTAAATGCTATTGCACCTGCAGCAAAGGAGTGAAGGAGAAGGCTTCACTGACCATCATTGGTTTGGCCTTGTCCTGCACAaggtgggcactgctgggagcagtggctTTTTGGAAGCTGACCTTGTCCCTGTAGCTTTATTTGCTCAGCATTGTGGgtgaaagaatttatttaaaggaCAGAACTTGGGAAAACAGTAAAATCCCCTTCAAACTTCTAGTAGCTGTTAAACTGAAAAGTTTAAGGCTTTTTCTTACTGAAGGGTTTTGTATCAACTAACCTAACACCAATAATTATAGCTGATAATATTTTATCCTTaagtattttattctattttaatgGGTTCATGAAATTCTGCACAAACACAAAcctaaaagaaaatgctgatgtGCTATGTAGTTCCTTGCCATGATTCCTATTTAGAGCATACAGAACAACttacatttaaaacaatttattattCTGTAGCTATCTGTTTCTTAGGCTTTGGTTTTAGTATTGTGTTATCAAAACATTAGGAATAtcagattttccttttgtcaTCTCTGAAGTGTAATATACCACAGGGTACTATAATGGGGTTCTTTCCTTTGAACTTTCTTGGAAACTGAAAACTTCTGTAGCTtaacttcttaaaataaaatcacaaatgCAACATCAGTTGCTCTATTTTTTCATCCtttggcatttaaaaatgtcattttctatTGTATTATAGTGAACTTATTTATGTTCTTAAAAGAAGTCAAATTACCAAGTTATTCcttatttggttttgggtttttttatattttgaagtaTGGTTTTTCACTAGTAGTAGTTAGAATGAGTAAGGCTTGCAAATCTGCATTTCATTATGAAGGTTGtaataaagtatttcaaattAAGTGTTGCTATAATGCTGTAATCATATTTTTCTTGATACTCAAAACTTAACGTGCTTTTTTGCAGCAAAGTGAAGATGAACCTCGTTCTACCACATGCAAAACCAGTAACAGTGGGTCAGCTCTCCTTTCAAATGCTATGTTGCCAAATAGCAAAGGTGGTGAAGTTTTGAAGAGGAAAGAACTTGAGTCTGCCATTTCTCCCATTGCCAGCAATGAGTCTGGCAGTAGGCAGAAGTTGGGAAGTGAACATTTGGATATAACAGATACTCCTGTGAGCACTCTGGATGTGAAAGGTGTAGTAAGGAAgtgtatttctgaaaacaagctttggaaagaaaaagtctttgtaaataaaagagaaatgacTTATGAAACAGTGGAGACTTCCAGACTACAACAATCACTTTCAAGGCAGAATGAGCCTGTCAAAGAGGAAGTGgtgtttgaaaagccaggtgtaAAAAGAAGCTTTGAATCAGTTGACACTAGCCCTTGTCAGGAACTTAACTATGTTAAAAAAAGCAATGCAGAATATAAACGTGGCTGTCAGATCTCAGAATTTCCAGCAAACAAAGGGACAGGTTTGACAACAGAAATTCAATCCTTAATGCTTTGTAATGATGGATGCCTCCGTGACACCTGTGAAAGCAAGGAAGAAGTTAAGAGTTTTATTTGTAAGCAGGAAACAGTAGAAAGATCGCTTACTCCAACTGTAGCTAAAAATCTTATGTGTGATCTGGATGCAGACTGCGGAAAGGATGATGAAAAGGAGTACATGAACTCAAGTTTTTTAGTCACTGATGATGAAAAACCTTTAGATGCCTTCAGTGCAGATTCTGACTTACTTCCTGAAGTGTCTGTTACAGAAAGCCATctagaaaaacagcttttagaTTTGGACAGAAGTGTTAAAGATCTCTCCTTTGAGGAACCAAAACCTGAAGGTGTGCTAATAACATCACCGGAGTCTCGAGATGCCTCACAGTATGGAGAGGAGGCACATACAGTCCAGGACTGCAAGCCCTTACATCAAAAAAAGGATAATGACCAGAAACACGTGGAAGAAACTTACCTTGACACAGTATCTTCTCCTTCAGAAAAGATGAAGGAAGCACTGAGTCTCTtcaaaaaaaatgctgttgtttttcGGAGTTACAATAGTCCAATCAATCTATCCAATATATCTGAGCCATGCAGCATGGCTTCTTTAGAGATAATGGATCTTTCGCCTGCCTGCAGTGGCTCTTACCCAACAGCTATCACTCCATTACAGAAAGGAAGATCATATCAGGTCTATCAGGTAGGTAAGGAGGCTGATAAAAACTTTGTACATGCGTTGGACATTAGGGacctgaaattatttcagtggaaaatcTAGGGAAAACTCAAGTAGTTTGAGGTAGTCTGTCAAAATGACCTCTGTTGACAGGGTTTCATTTGCTGCACTTGTGTGGCCAAAATTAGAATATCTGTAAGAATTTAGCAGTAGCTTTATGTTCACTGGTTTGTCTTTGGCTCAACACACATTGACTGTCCATCTCTGAGAAATCTTTGCTGTTACAGtgaactgattaaaaaaagcCTGTGTTATTTTGTCTCATTCTATTCCTCGTGCAGTGTCGTGTTTTCTGTGAGCAGTTATAGGTTTCCTAATGTAGTGGGAGTTTCCTAATGTactgtttgggggttttttgttcatttgtttttttggggttttttgtcatCCTGCACTCTTCCCAAGACAGTGTGAATGCTGTTCAGCTGCTTGTAACTGCCACTGTacctgctcctttttttttttaaatcctgttaaaAGTGATGGCATAATGTCTCTGTCAAGGGCCAGTTACAAGCCTATTACAAAGATTGATGTGAACAATGATAGCTGCTGGATGTGACACTGGAGGAAGAACTTAAGGAAAAGTTTCTCAGAGTAGGCATCTTTGTGCTTCGAGACCGTTGAGATAAAGCAGTGGAAGCACATTTCACACGTGTTTTTCAGGGAATGTTTTGTGACTTGTTCTTGGCTTGAACTTAAGTATCAATTATTACATCTGTGACTAAACCTGGAGATGGGAGTttctgagctggttttgtttgacATCTGAAGTCCTTGTCCCATCTTTTCAGACCCCTTATCAAGGGGATGCTGGCACACCATACAGGACTCCAAAGAGTGTTCGAAGAGGAGCTGCTCCCGTAGAAGGTGAACGCATCCTGGGGACCCCAGACTATCTGGCACCTGAGCTGCTTTTGACACAGCCTCATGGTAAGACAAACCAGCCATCTGTCAGTCCTGGAAAGGTGGCACCTTTGCATTTCTAAATGTCTGTAGAACTGTAAGCCCTTCAAGCAATAAGATTGGGAATTCTTCAAAAACAGCTAGTGCTAAGCTTTTGCCATCATGGATGGCTGTGtttgcttcagctgctccttccGTTCCTTTACTGCTTTCTCATAACCAGAGGTTTTGGTTGTCCATCGCAGTCTTGCTTGCTGCCAGTCAGCATTGGAAGCTGCTTTGACAGCCTGAGACTTGTACGTTGCTTAGGAGTAACAACTTGGTCATCCTGAGCGCCCTTAAAGATTCtttgggatgggaaaggggATATTTAGTGAAATTTTAGAGTGAAAGGCTTAAGCcttcaattatttttagaatgtCTTCTGTGTTTATTGATATTAAAGTGTTATGTGAAGCCAGACAATAGTATGAAGTTGCCTTAAAATCAGTTATTGAGTTGAGTGACCTCATGAAACGCTCCAGACATCTGACAGGATCTTCTGTATAAGGGTGCAGTGATAGCCATCGAATTTTTGGAGGTTgattttttgggttggtttgtttgttttcaaaatgctatactaaaatAGCACAACTTTGAAGGGCATAAATTTCTTTGTCTCAGATTCTGAGATCCACTGAGATTAACAAAAAGTCTGAAATAGTTTTCTGCTAAATTGCAAGAAgcattaacaaaaataaaatgcattataTCTGTCTCTAATACAGTTGTTGATGTAtaattgcattttgtttccATCCCAAAAGTATACTCCTATTTTTGTAGAGCTACAAGTCTTGGGAAGAGAGAACTTAACTGAGAGGTAGTGATTACTATCCTGTGGAGCAATAAAATTCTGCTaatacaaattaattaaaactatGAAGAGATTTAACAATTTAAcagtaaaaactgaaaatgctaAACATAAGTAGTTGTTGTTTTGCGCTTCCATTTAGAATTCCTGAATATCTGGCAGATGTAAAAACTGGataatattttggaaatataaTCAGTGCTACTTAGATAATGTGAAACTTGGTCACAGGGTGATTTCTCTGTGGTTACTGGGTTTTCAGGACTTCAGTGAAAACTTGCAGAGTCTGGGGTTTGTGTCAGGAAAGTACAAGTCTCTCATTACCTTCAGTGAAGCCAGGGTTTTTGGAGCTTCAAATTTTCCCTCACTAAATATTTCACATGTTGAGCTGCTTGTTAATTAA includes these proteins:
- the MASTL gene encoding serine/threonine-protein kinase greatwall isoform X2; translation: MAPERPGGERGDAASPSAATAAGSTRVEVPRPPSIEEFTIVKPISRGAFGKVYLGRKAGRLYAVKVMKKADMINKNMVHQVQAERDALALSKSPFIVHLYYSLQSANNVYLVMEYLIGGDVKSLLHIYGYFDEEMAVKYISEAALALDYLHRHGIIHRDLKPDNMLISNQGHIKLTDFGLSRVTLNREINMIDILTTPSMAKPKQDYSRTPGQLLSLISSLGFYTPPVGMKVPGHKSSPTSDSPHGAVSPAHMAQKENTPLSTKLFKTHLDNSQLTPVMPARSLTPTLLQSRNRFGTSSVSSQSHTQLSSVESENWSSPRCGKGVEQSEDEPRSTTCKTSNSGSALLSNAMLPNSKGGEVLKRKELESAISPIASNESGSRQKLGSEHLDITDTPVSTLDVKGVVRKCISENKLWKEKVFVNKREMTYETVETSRLQQSLSRQNEPVKEEVVFEKPGVKRSFESVDTSPCQELNYVKKSNAEYKRGCQISEFPANKGTGLTTEIQSLMLCNDGCLRDTCESKEEVKSFICKQETVERSLTPTVAKNLMCDLDADCGKDDEKEYMNSSFLVTDDEKPLDAFSADSDLLPEVSVTESHLEKQLLDLDRSVKDLSFEEPKPEGVLITSPESRDASQYGEEAHTVQDCKPLHQKKDNDQKHVEETYLDTVSSPSEKMKEALSLFKKNAVVFRSYNSPINLSNISEPCSMASLEIMDLSPACSGSYPTAITPLQKGRSYQVYQTPYQGDAGTPYRTPKSVRRGAAPVEGERILGTPDYLAPELLLTQPHGSAVDWWALGVCLFEFLTGIPPFNDETPTQVFQNILKRDIPWPEGEEKLSDNAQNAIDLLLTIDTTKRAGLKELKHHPLFHGVDWDNLQNQTMPFIPQPDDETDTSYFDARNNAQHLTVSGFSL
- the MASTL gene encoding serine/threonine-protein kinase greatwall isoform X3: MAPERPGGERGDAASPSAATAAGSTRVEVPRPPSIEEFTIVKPISRGAFGKVYLGRKAGRLYAVKVMKKADMINKNMVHQVMEYLIGGDVKSLLHIYGYFDEEMAVKYISEAALALDYLHRHGIIHRDLKPDNMLISNQGHIKLTDFGLSRVTLNREINMIDILTTPSMAKPKQDYSRTPGQLLSLISSLGFYTPPVGMKVPGHKSSPTSDSPHGAVSPAHMAQKENTPLSTKLFKTHLDNSQLTPVMPARSLTPTLLQSRNRFGTSSVSSQSHTQLSSVESENWSSPRCGKGVEQSEDEPRSTTCKTSNSGSALLSNAMLPNSKGGEVLKRKELESAISPIASNESGSRQKLGSEHLDITDTPVSTLDVKGVVRKCISENKLWKEKVFVNKREMTYETVETSRLQQSLSRQNEPVKEEVVFEKPGVKRSFESVDTSPCQELNYVKKSNAEYKRGCQISEFPANKGTGLTTEIQSLMLCNDGCLRDTCESKEEVKSFICKQETVERSLTPTVAKNLMCDLDADCGKDDEKEYMNSSFLVTDDEKPLDAFSADSDLLPEVSVTESHLEKQLLDLDRSVKDLSFEEPKPEGVLITSPESRDASQYGEEAHTVQDCKPLHQKKDNDQKHVEETYLDTVSSPSEKMKEALSLFKKNAVVFRSYNSPINLSNISEPCSMASLEIMDLSPACSGSYPTAITPLQKGRSYQVYQTPYQGDAGTPYRTPKSVRRGAAPVEGERILGTPDYLAPELLLTQPHGTLISGSAVDWWALGVCLFEFLTGIPPFNDETPTQVFQNILKRDIPWPEGEEKLSDNAQNAIDLLLTIDTTKRAGLKELKHHPLFHGVDWDNLQNQTMPFIPQPDDETDTSYFDARNNAQHLTVSGFSL
- the MASTL gene encoding serine/threonine-protein kinase greatwall isoform X1, with translation MAPERPGGERGDAASPSAATAAGSTRVEVPRPPSIEEFTIVKPISRGAFGKVYLGRKAGRLYAVKVMKKADMINKNMVHQVQAERDALALSKSPFIVHLYYSLQSANNVYLVMEYLIGGDVKSLLHIYGYFDEEMAVKYISEAALALDYLHRHGIIHRDLKPDNMLISNQGHIKLTDFGLSRVTLNREINMIDILTTPSMAKPKQDYSRTPGQLLSLISSLGFYTPPVGMKVPGHKSSPTSDSPHGAVSPAHMAQKENTPLSTKLFKTHLDNSQLTPVMPARSLTPTLLQSRNRFGTSSVSSQSHTQLSSVESENWSSPRCGKGVEQSEDEPRSTTCKTSNSGSALLSNAMLPNSKGGEVLKRKELESAISPIASNESGSRQKLGSEHLDITDTPVSTLDVKGVVRKCISENKLWKEKVFVNKREMTYETVETSRLQQSLSRQNEPVKEEVVFEKPGVKRSFESVDTSPCQELNYVKKSNAEYKRGCQISEFPANKGTGLTTEIQSLMLCNDGCLRDTCESKEEVKSFICKQETVERSLTPTVAKNLMCDLDADCGKDDEKEYMNSSFLVTDDEKPLDAFSADSDLLPEVSVTESHLEKQLLDLDRSVKDLSFEEPKPEGVLITSPESRDASQYGEEAHTVQDCKPLHQKKDNDQKHVEETYLDTVSSPSEKMKEALSLFKKNAVVFRSYNSPINLSNISEPCSMASLEIMDLSPACSGSYPTAITPLQKGRSYQVYQTPYQGDAGTPYRTPKSVRRGAAPVEGERILGTPDYLAPELLLTQPHGTLISGSAVDWWALGVCLFEFLTGIPPFNDETPTQVFQNILKRDIPWPEGEEKLSDNAQNAIDLLLTIDTTKRAGLKELKHHPLFHGVDWDNLQNQTMPFIPQPDDETDTSYFDARNNAQHLTVSGFSL